One part of the Paenibacillus silvisoli genome encodes these proteins:
- a CDS encoding ATP-dependent DNA helicase: MATTYPFDFDPKQSFIQQASDWIADVFYERLPEAGFELRDEQIYMAFQLERAYSEKQTIFAEAGVGTGKTLVYLLYAINYARYTRKPAIIACADESLIEQLVKPEGDIAKLARHLDLTIDARLGKSMDQYICLNKLDEARGGIEDVEAYGDIYAALPDFVHNPATMQAFHPYGNRKDYPELNDEQWKAIGWDVFQDCLVCSRRHRCGQTLSREHYRKAADIIICSHDFYMEHVWTYEARKREGQLPLLPEHSSVVFDEGHLLETAAQKALTYKLKHSVFESIITRLLQGEVREELAVAIDEAIEQSEHLFQLLASGSRAVTGSERREVVMSDELLKEVNRFGAVLSAIEEELVFESGLFTLDAYQLTIVEEHIEMLQIALNLFKQPSGLISWIEQEQGQDQAGSTLVIMPKLVKEILKERVFSKQMPIVFSSATLSVNGSFDYMAESLGTHQALSFSVASPYDYEQQMSVAIAAIESQEEKLALALARLRQSQGRALILFPSKEELLRFKRDIAALPDYSAYRFLFEGTAEISHLIDAFQHDEASVLCAVTLWEGLDIPGPSLSQVIMWSLPFPPNDPVFAAKRRDAADPFGTVDMPYMLLRLKQGLGRLIRGRDDSGLITIMGKELAGERVMEQVNRILPAGVQPELLTVRSN; the protein is encoded by the coding sequence TTGGCAACTACGTACCCGTTTGACTTTGACCCGAAACAATCGTTCATTCAGCAAGCAAGCGATTGGATTGCGGATGTATTTTACGAGCGTCTGCCCGAGGCCGGCTTTGAGCTGAGGGACGAGCAAATTTATATGGCCTTTCAGCTGGAAAGAGCCTATAGCGAGAAACAAACGATTTTTGCGGAAGCAGGCGTTGGCACTGGGAAAACGCTCGTTTATTTGCTTTATGCCATTAACTATGCGCGCTATACCCGGAAGCCGGCGATTATCGCCTGCGCGGACGAATCGCTGATCGAGCAGCTGGTGAAGCCGGAAGGAGACATCGCGAAGCTTGCGCGCCATCTTGATTTGACGATCGATGCCCGGCTCGGCAAGTCGATGGATCAATATATTTGCTTAAACAAGCTGGATGAGGCGAGAGGAGGCATCGAGGATGTGGAAGCCTACGGCGACATTTACGCCGCGCTGCCCGATTTCGTTCATAATCCGGCGACGATGCAAGCTTTCCATCCCTATGGAAACAGGAAGGATTATCCGGAGCTGAACGATGAGCAATGGAAGGCGATCGGCTGGGACGTGTTCCAGGACTGTCTCGTTTGCAGCCGCCGCCACCGCTGCGGACAAACGCTGTCCCGCGAGCATTACCGCAAAGCGGCGGACATCATCATTTGCTCGCATGACTTCTACATGGAGCATGTGTGGACGTACGAGGCGCGCAAGCGCGAAGGGCAGCTGCCGCTGCTGCCGGAGCACAGCTCGGTTGTGTTCGACGAAGGGCATTTGCTTGAAACGGCAGCGCAGAAAGCGCTCACCTATAAACTGAAGCACAGCGTTTTCGAATCCATCATAACGCGGCTTCTTCAAGGCGAAGTTCGCGAAGAGCTGGCGGTTGCGATCGACGAAGCGATCGAACAGAGCGAGCATCTCTTCCAGCTATTGGCCTCCGGCAGCCGTGCCGTCACGGGATCGGAACGCCGCGAGGTCGTAATGTCGGACGAGCTGCTCAAGGAAGTGAACCGGTTCGGCGCCGTTCTTTCGGCCATCGAAGAAGAGCTTGTGTTTGAAAGCGGATTGTTTACGCTCGACGCGTATCAGCTGACGATCGTGGAGGAGCATATAGAAATGCTTCAGATCGCGCTTAATTTGTTTAAACAGCCGAGCGGTTTGATTTCATGGATCGAACAGGAGCAGGGGCAGGACCAGGCGGGCAGCACGCTCGTCATTATGCCGAAGCTCGTCAAGGAAATCTTGAAGGAGCGCGTCTTCTCGAAACAAATGCCGATCGTGTTCTCCTCCGCTACCTTGTCCGTAAACGGTTCGTTCGACTATATGGCCGAAAGCCTAGGCACCCATCAGGCTCTGTCGTTCTCCGTTGCATCGCCATATGATTATGAGCAGCAAATGAGCGTGGCCATCGCCGCGATCGAAAGCCAGGAAGAGAAGCTGGCGCTTGCGCTGGCAAGGCTGCGGCAGTCTCAGGGACGCGCGCTTATTTTGTTCCCGTCCAAAGAGGAGCTGCTGCGCTTTAAGCGCGATATCGCGGCGCTTCCCGATTATTCCGCCTACCGTTTTTTGTTCGAAGGCACAGCGGAAATCAGCCATCTGATCGACGCCTTCCAGCATGATGAGGCAAGCGTCCTCTGCGCGGTTACACTATGGGAAGGGCTCGATATTCCGGGACCTTCGTTATCGCAGGTCATCATGTGGTCGCTGCCGTTTCCTCCGAACGATCCGGTATTCGCCGCCAAACGCAGAGACGCAGCGGACCCGTTCGGCACGGTGGACATGCCCTACATGCTGCTTCGATTGAAGCAGGGACTGGGCCGTCTCATCCGCGGCCGCGATGATTCCGGGCTCATCACGATCATGGGGAAAGAGCTTGCCGGCGAGCGCGTCATGGAGCAGGTAAACCGGATATTGCCGGCCGGCGTGCAGCCGGAGCTGCTGACCGTCCGCTCGAATTGA
- a CDS encoding cation transporter has product MTTVIQVKGMSCQHCVNSIEGALKKNGVAAKVDLPGNRVTVDFEESAISLAKIKSVIEDQGFDVV; this is encoded by the coding sequence ATGACAACCGTTATTCAAGTGAAGGGCATGTCCTGCCAGCATTGCGTAAACAGCATCGAAGGCGCGTTAAAGAAGAACGGGGTAGCGGCGAAGGTCGATTTGCCTGGCAACCGCGTCACGGTCGATTTCGAGGAAAGCGCGATTTCGCTGGCTAAGATCAAATCGGTAATCGAGGATCAAGGCTTCGACGTCGTATAA
- a CDS encoding heavy metal translocating P-type ATPase encodes MANQKTTLQISGMTCASCAARIEKGLSRMEGVASASVNLTMETARIEYNEAVLAVADVMRRVDELGFHAEMKGETKQPGEQRASAISRLKLRFVISALLSLPLLLAMADHFAFASFLSLPEWLMNPWLQLSLATPVQFAIGAPFYVGAFKALRGRSANMDVLIAIGTSAAYFYSLYETLASMGDRMHRVELYYETSALLITFLLLGKLLEALAKGRSSRAISALIGLAPKQATVIRDGVEMRVTIEDVQAGDIVAIKPGEKIPVDGIVTDGASAVNESMLTGESMPVQKQPGDPLIGATLNGNGALVMRATKVGKETVLAQIIRIVEEAQGSKAPIQRIADVISGIFVPIVIGIAAATFLLWYFALEPGAFPDALRKAIAVLVIACPCALGLATPTSIMAGSGRAAELGILFKGGEHLERAHDINAVLLDKTGTVTEGKPKLTGCYVEPAFSEERLLRYVGAAESSSEHPLAEAIVAGLRERGIEPAAKVDAFAAIPGYGIEAEVEGSKLLVGTRRLLARHGGELPEQALQRIDRLEQEGNTVVLAAIDGRYAASIAVADKIKPTSREAVAKLKGMGLEVVMITGDNASTAQAIAKQAGIETVLAEVLPEGKAQEVKKLQARGLKVAMIGDGINDAPALATADIGMAMGTGTDVAIEAADITLMRGDLGSIPEALLLSRKTMVNIKQNLFWALAYNAIGIPIAAAGWLAPWVAGAAMALSSVSVVLSALRLQRYKK; translated from the coding sequence ATGGCGAACCAGAAGACGACGCTTCAAATCAGCGGCATGACCTGCGCGTCATGCGCGGCACGCATTGAGAAAGGTCTTTCACGGATGGAAGGCGTCGCGAGCGCCAGCGTCAATTTGACGATGGAAACGGCTCGAATTGAATATAATGAAGCGGTTCTCGCCGTTGCCGATGTCATGCGGCGGGTCGACGAGCTTGGCTTCCATGCCGAGATGAAGGGGGAAACGAAGCAGCCTGGCGAGCAGCGGGCATCCGCGATCTCGCGGTTGAAGCTTCGCTTCGTCATTTCGGCCTTGCTGTCCTTGCCGCTGCTGCTTGCCATGGCGGATCACTTCGCGTTCGCTTCGTTCTTGAGCTTGCCGGAGTGGCTGATGAACCCTTGGCTGCAGCTCAGCTTGGCGACACCCGTTCAATTCGCGATCGGCGCGCCGTTCTACGTCGGCGCCTTCAAGGCGCTGCGAGGCCGAAGCGCCAATATGGATGTGCTCATCGCGATCGGCACCTCGGCCGCTTACTTCTATAGTCTGTATGAAACGCTGGCATCCATGGGCGACCGCATGCATAGGGTTGAACTGTACTATGAAACGAGCGCGCTGCTGATCACGTTTCTGCTGCTTGGGAAGCTGCTCGAAGCGTTGGCGAAGGGACGCTCGTCCCGTGCCATCAGCGCCTTGATCGGGCTCGCGCCGAAGCAGGCGACCGTCATTCGGGACGGTGTGGAGATGCGCGTGACGATCGAGGACGTTCAAGCCGGCGACATCGTGGCCATCAAGCCCGGCGAGAAAATTCCGGTCGACGGCATCGTCACGGATGGAGCATCCGCCGTGAACGAGTCGATGCTGACCGGCGAAAGCATGCCGGTCCAGAAGCAGCCGGGCGACCCGCTCATCGGCGCGACGCTGAACGGCAACGGCGCGCTCGTCATGCGGGCGACCAAGGTCGGCAAAGAAACGGTGCTCGCCCAAATCATCCGCATCGTGGAGGAAGCGCAGGGCTCGAAGGCGCCGATTCAGCGCATCGCCGACGTCATCTCCGGCATCTTCGTGCCGATCGTCATCGGGATTGCGGCGGCGACGTTTCTGCTCTGGTATTTTGCGCTGGAGCCCGGCGCGTTCCCGGATGCGCTGCGCAAGGCGATCGCGGTGCTCGTCATCGCTTGCCCATGCGCGCTAGGTCTGGCGACGCCGACCTCTATTATGGCCGGGTCGGGCCGAGCGGCCGAGCTGGGCATCCTGTTCAAGGGCGGCGAGCATCTGGAAAGGGCGCATGACATCAATGCCGTGCTGCTCGACAAGACGGGAACCGTCACGGAAGGGAAGCCGAAGCTGACGGGCTGCTACGTGGAGCCTGCGTTCTCGGAGGAGCGGCTGCTTAGGTATGTAGGTGCGGCCGAAAGCAGCTCCGAGCATCCGCTTGCGGAAGCGATTGTCGCCGGACTGCGGGAACGCGGCATCGAGCCGGCTGCTAAGGTTGATGCTTTCGCAGCTATTCCCGGCTACGGCATCGAAGCCGAGGTGGAAGGCAGCAAGCTGCTCGTAGGTACGCGCAGGCTGCTTGCCCGGCATGGGGGAGAGCTGCCTGAGCAGGCGCTGCAGCGCATCGACAGGCTGGAGCAAGAGGGCAACACCGTTGTGTTGGCAGCCATCGACGGACGTTACGCGGCTAGCATTGCGGTGGCCGACAAAATCAAGCCGACGTCGCGCGAGGCGGTTGCGAAGCTGAAGGGGATGGGCCTGGAGGTTGTGATGATCACGGGCGACAACGCCTCTACCGCTCAAGCGATCGCCAAGCAGGCAGGGATCGAAACGGTGCTTGCCGAAGTGTTACCGGAGGGCAAGGCGCAGGAAGTGAAGAAGCTGCAAGCGCGTGGCCTCAAAGTCGCGATGATCGGCGACGGCATTAACGACGCGCCTGCGCTCGCGACCGCCGACATCGGCATGGCGATGGGCACGGGCACCGACGTCGCGATCGAAGCGGCCGATATTACGCTGATGCGAGGCGATCTCGGAAGCATTCCGGAAGCGCTGCTGCTCAGCCGCAAGACGATGGTCAACATCAAGCAAAATTTATTCTGGGCGCTGGCTTACAATGCGATCGGCATTCCGATCGCGGCGGCGGGCTGGCTCGCGCCGTGGGTTGCCGGCGCCGCGATGGCGCTCAGCTCCGTCTCGGTCGTACTTAGCGCGCTGCGGCTGCAGCGCTACAAAAAATAA
- a CDS encoding DUF1540 domain-containing protein — translation MAKDVLCEVNSCKYWAAGNQCNASSIYVVNNRGKQAHNSEETDCKTFEPKI, via the coding sequence ATGGCAAAGGATGTACTATGCGAAGTGAATTCCTGCAAGTATTGGGCGGCAGGAAACCAATGCAACGCTTCCTCGATCTACGTCGTCAACAACCGCGGGAAGCAAGCGCACAATTCCGAAGAGACGGACTGCAAAACGTTTGAGCCGAAAATCTAA
- a CDS encoding voltage-gated chloride channel family protein encodes MMKRQLWWLLYGALTGLLVGSAAALFLAGLEYATYLQIEHFWLLFGLPLAGAAVSWLYAKYGANAGKGNNLIIEQIRRGHEEPDTFELVPLRMAPFILLGTWITHLFGGSAGREGTAVQMGGSLADELGRLLRVDSEGRRVLLLCGISSGFGAVFGTPWAGLVFALEAVTMGRWVTYRAVLPCLAAALVGDYTTMAWGITHLHYDIGGIPAFSWTVVLKVIAAALAFGLMSLIFAASLHVIKRWFSKLIASGWARAFVGGLAVIALVYMAQSRDYLGLSLPLLVQSFEEGLPATAFIWKTVFTVVTLGSGYLGGEVTPLFVIGATLGNSLHALLHLPAAFLAGLGLIAVFSGAANAPFACFVLGLELFGTSGAGYMLLACVVSYMVSGHTGIYSAQLAGVAKPRFYIQVPGIRLLNEQRKKRRNARG; translated from the coding sequence ATGATGAAAAGGCAATTATGGTGGTTATTGTATGGAGCGTTGACGGGCTTGCTGGTCGGTTCGGCTGCCGCATTATTTCTGGCCGGACTCGAATATGCAACTTATCTTCAGATCGAGCATTTTTGGCTGTTGTTCGGATTGCCGCTTGCCGGGGCCGCCGTCAGCTGGTTGTATGCGAAGTACGGAGCGAACGCAGGTAAAGGGAACAACTTAATTATCGAGCAGATCAGGCGGGGACACGAGGAGCCGGATACGTTCGAGCTGGTTCCGCTGCGGATGGCTCCGTTCATTCTGCTCGGCACGTGGATCACGCATCTCTTCGGTGGCTCGGCAGGGCGTGAAGGGACAGCCGTGCAAATGGGCGGCAGTCTTGCGGACGAACTGGGGCGATTGCTCAGAGTGGATTCGGAAGGCCGGCGCGTGCTGCTTCTATGCGGCATTAGCTCCGGCTTCGGCGCGGTATTCGGCACGCCATGGGCAGGGCTAGTCTTTGCGCTTGAAGCCGTGACGATGGGGCGGTGGGTGACCTATCGTGCCGTTCTCCCGTGTCTGGCTGCGGCGTTGGTCGGCGATTACACCACGATGGCGTGGGGAATTACGCATCTTCACTATGATATAGGCGGTATTCCGGCCTTTAGCTGGACGGTTGTTTTGAAGGTAATCGCGGCCGCGCTCGCATTCGGACTCATGAGTTTGATTTTTGCGGCGTCGCTTCATGTCATCAAGCGTTGGTTCTCGAAGCTGATCGCCTCAGGATGGGCAAGAGCTTTCGTCGGCGGGCTCGCCGTGATCGCGCTAGTCTATATGGCCCAATCCCGCGACTATTTAGGATTGAGCCTGCCGCTCTTGGTGCAGTCGTTTGAAGAGGGACTTCCGGCGACAGCCTTCATATGGAAAACCGTATTTACCGTCGTTACGCTTGGCTCGGGGTACTTAGGCGGAGAAGTAACGCCGCTCTTCGTGATCGGCGCGACGCTCGGCAATTCACTGCATGCGCTGCTGCATTTGCCTGCCGCCTTTCTGGCGGGACTCGGACTTATTGCCGTGTTCAGCGGCGCGGCGAATGCGCCTTTTGCCTGTTTCGTGCTCGGTCTGGAGCTGTTCGGCACTTCCGGAGCGGGATATATGCTGCTTGCCTGTGTAGTGAGTTATATGGTGTCGGGGCATACAGGCATTTACAGCGCCCAGCTGGCCGGCGTCGCTAAACCGAGGTTTTATATACAGGTGCCGGGTATAAGGCTGCTGAACGAGCAACGCAAAAAAAGAAGGAACGCTCGAGGATGA
- a CDS encoding DsbA family protein, with translation MAQPVKKTTYKSQRKAEAEKQEKQRKAMKKLFWITGIVVVVGIIAALIFTPKADPTAFEYDQLPILGKADAPVKIVEFGDYKCPSCQVFSQQIKPQIEKDYIESGKVAMYFMNFPFIGEDSTTAALAAQSVFHQNNDAFWKYFDVLYKNQQDEHTLWATPEHLVQLAKDNAIDVDLDLLKKDIEDRTYQSEVNKHTKAANAANVMSTPTLFINGEEFTGSFGDYPAIKKAIDEALAAGSTK, from the coding sequence ATGGCGCAGCCAGTCAAGAAAACTACGTACAAGAGTCAACGTAAAGCCGAGGCGGAAAAACAAGAGAAGCAGCGCAAGGCGATGAAGAAGCTGTTCTGGATCACGGGCATCGTCGTCGTTGTAGGTATTATCGCTGCCTTGATTTTTACGCCGAAAGCCGATCCGACCGCATTCGAATACGACCAGCTGCCGATTCTCGGCAAAGCGGACGCACCGGTCAAAATCGTCGAGTTCGGCGATTACAAATGTCCGTCCTGCCAAGTTTTCAGCCAGCAAATCAAGCCGCAAATCGAGAAGGACTATATCGAATCCGGCAAAGTGGCGATGTATTTCATGAACTTCCCGTTCATCGGCGAAGATTCCACGACGGCCGCGCTCGCGGCGCAGTCCGTGTTCCATCAGAACAATGACGCGTTCTGGAAATATTTCGACGTGCTGTACAAGAACCAGCAGGATGAGCATACGCTGTGGGCGACGCCGGAGCATCTCGTTCAATTGGCGAAGGATAACGCGATCGATGTCGACCTCGATCTGTTGAAGAAAGATATCGAGGACCGCACGTATCAATCGGAGGTCAACAAGCACACGAAAGCGGCGAACGCGGCGAACGTGATGTCGACGCCGACGCTGTTCATCAACGGCGAAGAGTTTACCGGTTCGTTCGGCGACTATCCGGCCATTAAGAAAGCCATCGACGAAGCATTGGCCGCCGGTTCAACGAAATGA
- a CDS encoding metal-sensitive transcriptional regulator: MEGNEHCHGKTLEHDHDQERRSAHSDATKNNLIARLNRIEGQVRGIKGLIEKDTYCDDVLNQIAAAQSALNSVGKLLLEHHMNSCVIERIQQGDHDVVKELLVTMNKLMK, translated from the coding sequence ATGGAAGGCAACGAGCATTGCCATGGAAAGACGCTTGAACACGACCATGACCAGGAGCGACGCAGCGCGCATTCGGATGCTACGAAGAACAATCTGATCGCGAGGCTGAATCGGATCGAAGGACAGGTTCGCGGCATTAAGGGGCTTATCGAGAAGGATACGTATTGCGATGACGTGCTCAACCAGATTGCGGCTGCGCAATCGGCTTTGAACAGCGTGGGCAAGCTGCTGCTTGAGCATCATATGAATAGCTGCGTCATTGAGCGGATTCAGCAGGGCGACCATGATGTCGTCAAGGAGCTGCTGGTGACGATGAATAAATTAATGAAATAA
- a CDS encoding disulfide oxidoreductase, which produces MSRGFFGKYAVYLAWIVSLVATGGSLYLSEIMHFIPCNLCWYQRIFMYPLVLLLGMASYRNDRNMIRYVWPLSLIGGAISLYHYAEQQIPALAKMLPCTVGVPCSDDYLDWFGGYVTIPFLALIAFAIITMLMLNARRYDEMEVGEDELAEENESGYGTV; this is translated from the coding sequence ATGAGCCGCGGGTTCTTCGGCAAGTACGCCGTCTACCTCGCTTGGATCGTTTCCTTGGTCGCAACGGGCGGGAGCTTATATTTAAGCGAAATCATGCATTTTATTCCATGTAATCTTTGTTGGTATCAACGCATTTTCATGTATCCGCTCGTTCTGCTGCTCGGCATGGCCAGCTACCGGAACGACAGAAACATGATCCGGTACGTTTGGCCGCTTTCGCTGATTGGCGGAGCGATCTCGCTGTATCATTACGCGGAGCAGCAAATCCCGGCGCTTGCGAAAATGCTTCCCTGCACCGTCGGCGTACCGTGCAGCGACGACTATCTGGACTGGTTCGGCGGCTATGTGACGATTCCGTTTCTGGCGCTGATCGCGTTCGCAATCATCACGATGCTGATGCTGAACGCGCGCCGTTACGACGAGATGGAAGTGGGCGAAGACGAGCTGGCCGAAGAAAACGAGAGCGGATACGGTACCGTATAA
- a CDS encoding 2-oxoglutarate dehydrogenase E1 component, giving the protein MTAENNSQKSPWELYYGPNLGYIEEMYEAFMKNPESVDQAFRDSFAKWGPPPSAGAFVSVHPPLVSGVSGTDSIKTIDPAFLKKIVDAGKLVRNIRTYGHLAADNDPLGLVAPPDTKLLEPATFKLSQDDLESIPASLIWEEAPESIRTGAQAIAHLKEVYTKSYGFEFGHIHAEDERIWLTRQAEIGMASKPMSAKERIALLERLVDVEQFETFLHRSFVGQKRFSIEGTDTLVPMLDEIVRELAHDGAKHILMGMAHRGRLNVLTHVLGKPYTAIFSEFHHSPNKEKDLFPSEGAMGINIGWTGDVKYHLGAHRSLKENETVETRISLANNPSHLEYVNPIVEGYTRAAQDDRSVAGYPKPDFGSAAAVLMHGDAAFAGEGIVGETLNFKKLAGYENGGTIHIIVNNRLGFTTESRDSRSTHYASDLAKGYEIPIVHVSADDPEACIAAVRMACEYRQKFHKDFLIDMIGYRRHGHNETDDPETTQPLVYQKLRKHPVVARIYAERLKEKGLLSEDQVAAIRQAGLSKLQAALDEVKQNDKEFKQPKMDEKSKRRKKDIVTSVPHKKLKEINEELLKWPDGFKVYEKLERILMRRATALEKGSKIDWGLAETLAFASILSDGTPIRLSGQDSERATFAFRNLVLHDVESNQTFSPLHKLPQANASFAVHNSPLAEASVLGFDYGYNVFSPETLVIWEAQYGDFANCAQVIIDQFITAGRVKWSQKSGLIMLLPHGYEGQGPEHSSAKLERFLLLAAEDNLTIVNLTSASQYFHLLRRQAAIINTDEARPLIVMSPKSLIRNPSVASDPTEFSHGQFKLVLEQPGLGQKPEQVERLIFCTGKMAIDIETALELKEGQAPDNWNWLHIVRVEQLYPFPKTDIEAIIKRFPNVKEVLWVQEEPQNMGAWNYVEPRIRARVSKETTVRYIGRPKRSSPASGFQYVHNMEQQRIISVALNRSTLTTTTKGENSHE; this is encoded by the coding sequence ATGACAGCAGAGAATAATAGTCAGAAGTCGCCATGGGAACTCTATTATGGTCCGAACTTAGGGTACATCGAAGAGATGTACGAAGCGTTCATGAAGAACCCTGAGTCCGTTGATCAGGCATTCCGGGATTCCTTCGCGAAATGGGGCCCGCCGCCATCCGCGGGAGCCTTCGTAAGCGTACATCCGCCGCTCGTATCCGGTGTTTCCGGTACAGATAGCATTAAAACGATCGACCCCGCGTTTTTGAAAAAAATCGTCGACGCCGGCAAGCTCGTGCGGAACATCCGTACATACGGCCACTTGGCCGCCGACAACGATCCGCTCGGCTTGGTCGCCCCGCCGGACACAAAGCTGCTTGAGCCCGCAACGTTCAAGCTGTCGCAGGACGACCTGGAGTCCATTCCGGCTTCGCTTATTTGGGAAGAAGCGCCGGAATCGATCCGGACGGGCGCTCAAGCGATCGCGCACTTGAAAGAGGTTTACACGAAATCATACGGCTTTGAATTCGGCCACATTCATGCGGAAGACGAGCGGATCTGGCTGACCCGCCAAGCGGAAATCGGCATGGCGAGCAAGCCGATGAGCGCGAAGGAAAGGATCGCGCTGCTGGAGCGTCTGGTCGATGTCGAGCAATTCGAAACGTTCCTGCACCGTTCGTTCGTCGGTCAGAAGCGATTCTCGATCGAAGGCACCGATACGCTGGTGCCGATGCTGGACGAAATCGTCCGCGAGCTGGCGCATGACGGCGCGAAGCATATTTTGATGGGGATGGCGCACCGCGGCCGTTTGAACGTGCTGACGCATGTGCTTGGCAAGCCCTATACGGCGATCTTCTCGGAATTCCACCATTCGCCGAACAAGGAGAAGGATTTGTTCCCGTCCGAAGGCGCGATGGGCATTAACATCGGCTGGACAGGCGACGTGAAATACCACCTTGGCGCGCATCGTTCCCTGAAGGAGAACGAAACGGTCGAGACCCGGATTTCGCTTGCGAACAACCCGAGTCACTTGGAATACGTCAATCCGATCGTGGAAGGCTATACCCGCGCGGCTCAAGACGACCGCAGCGTGGCCGGCTATCCGAAGCCGGATTTCGGCAGCGCGGCGGCTGTGCTCATGCACGGCGACGCGGCTTTTGCCGGGGAAGGCATCGTAGGCGAGACGCTGAACTTCAAGAAGCTGGCAGGCTACGAGAATGGCGGCACGATCCATATTATCGTGAATAACCGGCTCGGCTTCACGACCGAAAGCCGCGACTCGCGTTCCACGCATTACGCGAGCGACCTCGCGAAAGGCTATGAAATTCCAATCGTTCACGTTAGCGCCGATGATCCAGAGGCGTGTATTGCTGCGGTTCGGATGGCTTGCGAGTACCGCCAGAAATTCCATAAAGACTTCCTGATCGACATGATCGGCTACCGCCGACACGGCCACAACGAGACGGACGATCCGGAAACGACGCAGCCGCTCGTGTACCAGAAGCTGCGCAAGCATCCGGTAGTCGCTCGCATTTACGCGGAGCGCTTGAAGGAGAAAGGCTTGCTTTCCGAGGATCAAGTCGCTGCCATTCGTCAAGCGGGTCTATCGAAGCTTCAAGCCGCGCTCGACGAAGTGAAGCAGAACGACAAGGAATTCAAGCAGCCGAAGATGGACGAGAAGAGCAAGCGCCGGAAGAAGGATATCGTCACTTCCGTACCGCACAAGAAGCTCAAGGAGATCAACGAAGAGCTGTTGAAATGGCCGGACGGCTTCAAGGTTTACGAGAAGCTGGAGCGGATCTTGATGCGCCGGGCTACCGCGCTCGAGAAGGGCAGCAAGATCGATTGGGGCTTAGCCGAAACGCTGGCATTCGCGTCGATTCTGTCCGACGGCACGCCGATTCGGCTCAGCGGCCAAGATTCGGAACGCGCAACGTTCGCATTCCGGAACTTGGTGCTGCATGACGTGGAATCGAACCAAACGTTCTCGCCGCTGCACAAGCTGCCTCAGGCGAACGCCTCCTTCGCGGTGCATAACAGCCCGCTTGCGGAAGCGTCCGTGCTTGGCTTCGACTACGGCTACAACGTATTCTCGCCGGAGACGCTTGTCATCTGGGAAGCGCAATACGGCGACTTCGCCAACTGCGCGCAAGTCATCATCGACCAATTCATAACGGCAGGCCGCGTGAAATGGTCGCAAAAATCCGGTCTGATCATGCTACTGCCGCATGGCTACGAAGGACAAGGACCGGAGCATTCCAGCGCGAAGCTTGAGCGTTTCTTGCTGCTCGCGGCGGAGGACAATCTGACGATCGTCAACCTGACGTCGGCATCGCAATATTTCCACTTGCTGCGCCGTCAAGCCGCGATCATCAATACCGACGAAGCGCGTCCGCTCATCGTCATGTCGCCGAAGAGCTTGATCCGTAACCCGAGCGTCGCTTCCGATCCGACGGAGTTCAGCCACGGCCAATTCAAGCTGGTGCTCGAACAGCCGGGTCTCGGCCAGAAGCCGGAGCAAGTCGAGCGTCTTATCTTCTGTACGGGTAAAATGGCGATCGACATCGAAACGGCTCTTGAGCTGAAAGAAGGCCAAGCGCCGGATAATTGGAATTGGCTGCATATCGTGCGCGTGGAACAGCTTTATCCGTTCCCGAAAACCGATATCGAAGCGATCATCAAGCGGTTCCCGAACGTGAAGGAAGTGCTGTGGGTCCAAGAAGAGCCGCAAAACATGGGCGCTTGGA
- a CDS encoding C40 family peptidase, whose amino-acid sequence MNNKFTKLVMSVTLSFSLLLGGTAAMQAKPVSAATTSQANSMISTAKKYLGTPYRFGASTSTTRYFDCSSLMKYLYKKQGIYLPRESKDQAKVGKYVSKSNLKPGDLVFFYKPIHHVGMYIGNGKIIHTYGKPGVMISSIKSGWWSQHYTTARRISK is encoded by the coding sequence ATGAACAACAAATTTACGAAACTAGTGATGAGCGTAACATTGAGCTTTTCTTTGCTTCTCGGCGGAACGGCAGCTATGCAAGCGAAGCCTGTAAGCGCCGCTACCACATCGCAAGCGAACAGCATGATCAGCACAGCCAAAAAATATCTCGGCACACCATATAGATTCGGCGCATCGACAAGCACAACGCGTTATTTCGACTGCTCTTCGTTGATGAAGTATCTGTACAAGAAGCAAGGCATCTACCTGCCGCGCGAATCGAAGGATCAAGCGAAGGTCGGCAAGTATGTAAGCAAGAGCAACCTGAAGCCGGGCGACCTGGTCTTCTTCTACAAGCCGATTCACCATGTCGGCATGTACATCGGCAATGGCAAAATCATCCACACGTACGGCAAGCCCGGCGTTATGATCTCCAGCATCAAATCCGGCTGGTGGAGCCAGCACTACACGACTGCACGCCGCATTTCCAAATAA